The Acipenser ruthenus chromosome 27, fAciRut3.2 maternal haplotype, whole genome shotgun sequence genome includes a window with the following:
- the LOC117432180 gene encoding protein LZIC, whose product MASRGKTETSKLKQNLEEQLDRLMQQLQDLDECREELDAEEYEETKKETLEQLNEFSESLNKIMSGDMTLVDELSGMQLAIQAAISQAFKTPEVIRMFAKKQPGQLRTRLAEMDRDVMVGQLPRNVYTLQKVEILTALRKLGEKLTPEDESFLSANASATLSHFEKVSGDLGSGDKVLALASSEVEKAKK is encoded by the exons ATGGCTTCACGAGGGAAGACCGAAACcagcaaattaaaacaaaacctgGAAGAGCAACTGGACAGGCTAATGCAACAGCTTCAGGATCTAGATGAGTGCAG AGAGGAGCTCGACGCGGAGGAGTATGAGGAGACAAAAAAGGAAACCCTGGAGCAGCTGAATGAGTTCAGCGAGTCCCTGAACAAAATCATGTCGGGAGATATGACTTTAGTGGATGAACTCAGCGGAATGCAACTG GCAATCCAAGCAGCCATCAGTCAGGCATTCAAAACTCCAGAAGTAATCCGAATGTTTGCAAAGAAACAGCCTGGCCAGCTCAGGACAAGACTGGCGGAG ATGGACAGAGACGTTATGGTCGGGCAACTGCCTCGCAATGTTTACACCCTGCAGAAAGTGGAAATCCTAACAGCCTTGAGGAAACTGGGAGAAAAG CTCACACCAGAAGACGAATCATTTCTCTCTGCTAATGCTAGTGCCACACTAAGCCATTTTGAAAAAGTTTCTGGAGATCTTG GATCTGGAGACAAAGTGCTTGCCCTGGCCAGTTCAGAAGTGGAAAAGGCGAAGAAGTAA
- the LOC117432061 gene encoding beta-catenin-interacting protein 1, whose protein sequence is MNSDAAPGKTPEEMYIEQKVRVLLMLKKMGSNLTPSEEAFLRSYSGVVNSQLSQLPQHPIDQGAEDVVMAFSRSETEDRRQ, encoded by the exons ATGAACAGCGACGCTGCCCCCGGGAAGACTCCCGAGGAGATGTACATCGAGCAGAAGGTGCGAGTCCTGCTCATGCTGAAGAAGATGGGATCCAAC TTGACCCCAAGTGAAGAAGCCTTTCTGCGGAGCTACTCCGGAGTAGTTAACAGCCAGCTGAGTCAGCTTCCACAGCACCCCATCGACCAGG GTGCTGAGGACGTGGTGATGGCTTTCTCCAGATCTGAAACGGAGGACCGGAGGCAGTGA